One Halobaculum roseum DNA segment encodes these proteins:
- a CDS encoding plastocyanin/azurin family copper-binding protein — MSNQSDETDERGGSTDEHGWIPEASRRRVIKFGGAAAAAATLGGAGMVAGQQDDGEDGDGSGDDGDDGGDGESAGSDAVLDDLVDPTFGYPLAADETDGVTVEHVVDVTTEEGEGDHPQFPSEPDEDSPGSFLEVPAEFLFDPVGLQIEPGDLVQFVDVNGLHTVTAFTELAEPDLEVPRRVPEGVEPFTSPPLTPGQSWVYEFTEPGVYDYLCLPHLGLGMVGRIVVIDPEEDDVSDDAFSVPGPEGLFPNDRRVLTAPELEPANVVEQGTVAWADLSLGEPSPTETEAGTETEPEGETETEAEAGTETETAAEDETETTTADDAGTSTETEADG; from the coding sequence ATGTCGAACCAAAGCGACGAAACCGACGAGAGGGGCGGATCGACGGACGAACACGGCTGGATACCGGAGGCGTCGCGCAGACGGGTGATCAAGTTCGGCGGGGCGGCCGCCGCGGCGGCGACGCTGGGCGGGGCCGGCATGGTCGCGGGCCAGCAGGACGACGGCGAGGACGGGGACGGATCGGGAGACGACGGCGACGACGGGGGCGACGGAGAGTCCGCCGGCAGCGACGCGGTGCTCGACGACCTCGTGGACCCCACCTTCGGGTACCCGCTCGCGGCCGACGAGACCGACGGCGTGACCGTCGAGCACGTCGTGGACGTGACCACCGAGGAGGGCGAGGGCGACCACCCGCAGTTCCCGTCCGAACCCGACGAGGACTCACCGGGGTCGTTCCTCGAGGTCCCCGCGGAGTTCCTCTTCGACCCCGTGGGGCTGCAGATCGAACCGGGCGACCTCGTTCAGTTCGTCGACGTCAACGGTCTCCACACGGTGACCGCGTTCACGGAGCTCGCTGAACCTGACCTCGAGGTACCGCGGCGGGTTCCGGAGGGAGTCGAACCGTTCACCTCCCCGCCCCTGACGCCGGGGCAGTCGTGGGTGTACGAGTTCACCGAGCCGGGGGTGTACGACTACCTCTGCCTGCCGCACCTGGGGCTCGGAATGGTCGGCCGGATCGTCGTGATCGACCCCGAGGAGGACGACGTGTCGGACGACGCGTTCTCGGTCCCCGGGCCCGAGGGGCTCTTCCCGAACGATCGGCGGGTCCTCACGGCCCCGGAACTCGAACCGGCGAACGTCGTCGAGCAGGGGACCGTCGCCTGGGCGGATCTCTCGCTCGGCGAGCCGTCGCCGACCGAGACGGAGGCGGGGACGGAAACCGAACCCGAGGGCGAAACCGAGACCGAAGCTGAGGCCGGAACCGAGACCGAAACGGCGGCAGAAGACGAAACCGAAACGACGACAGCGGACGACGCCGGGACCTCGACGGAGACCGAGGCGGACGGGTAA
- a CDS encoding Na+/H+ antiporter NhaC family protein — protein MDTQPPRADEPLGDARRPTFGEALVPLAVVVASLAVGSGLLGLAPHGPLLWSIAFAGLFARYRLGYDWDGVYDAAEGGLRMGMQAILILFVIYGLIATWTSAGTIPGLMYYGLGLLSPAVFLPVTAVLAAVVAFAIGSSWTTVGTLGVAFIGIGSGLDVSAPMTAGAIVSGAYAGDKQSPLSDTTNLAAAVTNTDLYDHINAMRLGTAVAFGLSVVGYAVLGAYAVTGSGGDPSAITGPLASTYALGPLVFLPLVVTFGLAIRGYPALPALIAGVFAGAGTTVLAQGRSFTAAWEAFLSGTAPETGSELVNGLLATGGLAGSGWTIAVVVAALALGGLLEGTDVLAVVADRLADVVWSRNSLVVGTGASALLTNAFTAQQYMSIVVPGVSLRGLYDEYGLDSRDLSRAVEAAGTPTGPLFPWHAGAVFMAAALGFESSWAFVPYYFFGPLSVLALVGLALAGRATTPTDAPAGAVPADD, from the coding sequence ATGGATACGCAACCGCCACGCGCCGACGAGCCCCTCGGCGACGCGCGGCGGCCGACGTTCGGCGAGGCGCTCGTGCCGCTCGCGGTCGTCGTCGCCTCGTTGGCCGTCGGCTCGGGGCTGCTCGGCCTGGCCCCGCACGGACCGCTGCTTTGGAGCATCGCCTTCGCCGGGTTGTTCGCGCGCTACCGGCTCGGCTACGACTGGGACGGCGTGTACGACGCCGCCGAGGGCGGCCTGCGGATGGGCATGCAGGCGATCCTCATCCTGTTCGTCATCTACGGGCTGATCGCGACGTGGACCAGCGCCGGCACGATCCCGGGGCTCATGTACTACGGGCTCGGGCTGCTGTCGCCGGCGGTGTTCCTCCCCGTGACGGCCGTGCTCGCGGCCGTCGTCGCCTTCGCGATCGGCTCGTCGTGGACGACCGTCGGGACGCTCGGCGTCGCCTTCATCGGCATCGGCTCGGGACTGGACGTGTCGGCGCCGATGACCGCCGGCGCCATCGTCTCGGGCGCGTACGCCGGCGACAAGCAGAGCCCGCTGTCGGACACGACGAACCTCGCGGCCGCGGTGACGAACACCGACCTGTACGACCACATCAACGCGATGCGCCTCGGCACCGCCGTCGCGTTCGGCCTCTCGGTCGTCGGCTACGCCGTCCTCGGCGCGTACGCCGTGACCGGCTCCGGCGGCGACCCTTCGGCGATCACCGGGCCGCTGGCGTCGACGTACGCGCTCGGCCCGCTCGTGTTCCTCCCGCTGGTGGTCACGTTCGGCCTCGCGATCCGGGGGTACCCCGCGCTCCCGGCGCTGATCGCCGGCGTGTTCGCGGGCGCCGGGACGACCGTGCTCGCGCAGGGGCGCTCCTTCACCGCCGCCTGGGAGGCGTTCCTGAGCGGCACCGCGCCTGAGACGGGAAGCGAGCTCGTCAACGGCCTGCTGGCGACGGGCGGGCTCGCGGGCTCGGGCTGGACGATCGCCGTCGTCGTGGCGGCGCTGGCGCTGGGCGGGCTGCTGGAGGGAACCGACGTGCTCGCGGTCGTCGCCGACCGCCTGGCCGACGTGGTGTGGTCGCGCAACTCCCTCGTGGTCGGCACCGGCGCGTCCGCGCTGCTCACGAACGCCTTCACCGCCCAGCAGTACATGAGCATCGTCGTGCCGGGCGTGAGCCTCCGGGGGCTGTACGACGAGTACGGGCTCGACTCGCGGGACCTCTCGCGGGCCGTCGAGGCCGCCGGCACCCCCACCGGACCGCTGTTCCCGTGGCACGCCGGCGCGGTCTTCATGGCGGCCGCGCTCGGCTTCGAATCGTCGTGGGCGTTCGTCCCGTACTACTTCTTCGGGCCCCTGTCGGTGCTGGCGCTCGTCGGGCTCGCGCTGGCCGGCCGGGCGACGACGCCGACCGATGCGCCGGCGGGGGCCGTCCCCGCCGACGACTGA
- a CDS encoding calcium/sodium antiporter, which produces MVQGGPLVQVGIVVLSVLGLWIGARLLVDAVVRLARRFGLSELAIGLTVVAMGTSTPELSVSLDAAANGLGDIAVANVLGSNVYNLAFILGVVALIRVIPIAETLVHRDGLALLASTAVGGIALVDLAVSRVEGAVLAGLFVTYTAYLLRAEGGSTVAGAGTEDEEPEVEPEAGSAPSDVKPGSDPGTFPGDAATTDITGRVSFRGRDALLLVGGLALVLVSGDYMVAAASTLARGAGISEWVIGGTIVAAGTSTPEFAVSLVALSRGSLGVSVGNVVGSNVFNITGIMGAAALVRPLAVSANALETLAWLAGVTVLMVAALWTGRQLSRPEGALFAGSEIGRWVLGLFGLLG; this is translated from the coding sequence ATGGTACAGGGCGGGCCGCTCGTGCAGGTCGGGATCGTCGTCCTCTCGGTGCTGGGGCTGTGGATCGGCGCGCGCCTCCTCGTGGACGCGGTGGTCCGGCTCGCCCGGCGGTTCGGGCTCTCCGAACTCGCCATCGGCCTCACGGTCGTCGCGATGGGCACGTCGACGCCGGAGCTGTCGGTCTCCCTCGACGCCGCGGCGAACGGACTCGGCGACATCGCCGTCGCGAACGTCCTCGGGTCGAACGTCTACAACCTCGCGTTCATCCTCGGCGTCGTCGCGCTGATCCGGGTGATCCCGATCGCCGAGACGCTGGTTCACCGGGACGGCCTCGCGCTGCTGGCGAGCACCGCCGTCGGCGGGATCGCGCTGGTCGACCTCGCCGTCTCCCGCGTCGAGGGCGCCGTGCTCGCCGGGCTGTTCGTCACGTACACCGCCTATCTGCTCCGCGCCGAGGGCGGGTCCACGGTTGCCGGAGCGGGGACCGAGGACGAAGAGCCGGAAGTGGAGCCCGAGGCGGGCTCCGCCCCCTCGGACGTGAAACCCGGATCCGATCCGGGGACGTTCCCCGGCGACGCGGCGACGACCGACATCACGGGGCGAGTGTCGTTCCGCGGTCGCGACGCGCTGTTACTCGTCGGCGGGCTGGCGCTGGTGCTGGTGAGCGGCGACTACATGGTCGCCGCGGCGTCGACGCTCGCGCGCGGGGCCGGGATCTCCGAGTGGGTGATCGGCGGGACCATCGTCGCCGCCGGCACGTCGACCCCGGAGTTCGCGGTGTCGCTGGTGGCGCTGAGCCGCGGGAGCCTCGGCGTCTCCGTCGGCAACGTCGTCGGCAGCAACGTGTTCAACATCACTGGGATCATGGGGGCGGCGGCGCTCGTCCGGCCGCTGGCCGTGTCCGCGAACGCGCTGGAGACATTGGCGTGGCTGGCCGGCGTCACGGTTCTGATGGTCGCCGCGCTGTGGACCGGGCGACAGCTTTCCCGTCCGGAGGGCGCGCTGTTCGCGGGATCGGAGATCGGTCGATGGGTACTCGGGCTGTTCGGGCTGCTCGGCTGA
- the meaB gene encoding methylmalonyl Co-A mutase-associated GTPase MeaB: MTVTGTESSLVDDLLDGKHRALARVITKIENRSPGYRDIVSALHTHTGTADVIGITGSPGAGKSTLVDKLAKSYRDRDETVGVIAVDPSSPYTGGAVLGDRIRMASNVGDMDVFFRSMSARGTLGGLSTATADAVKALDAFGKDKVIIETVGAGQNEVDIVKTADTVCVLVQPGSGDDVQMLKAGILEIGDVFVVNKADMDGAERTVAELEEMIHMRENPAAGLDTGHHGPVDEEEMAEVALDEEDEEAWDARVVETVATDATGVDELIDTLGDHADWLHETGRIDERARTRYAEEIRQLVRADTAGLLEDVIESRGGIEALADRVLARETDPYTVADELVEPVRECVRERDGDEDD; this comes from the coding sequence ATGACGGTCACAGGGACGGAGTCGTCGCTGGTCGACGACCTGCTGGACGGGAAACACCGGGCGCTCGCGCGCGTCATCACGAAGATCGAGAACCGCTCGCCGGGGTACCGCGACATCGTCTCCGCGCTCCACACCCACACCGGGACCGCGGACGTGATCGGGATCACGGGCAGCCCCGGCGCCGGCAAGTCGACGCTGGTCGACAAGCTGGCGAAGTCGTATCGCGACCGCGACGAGACGGTGGGCGTCATCGCTGTCGACCCCTCCTCGCCGTACACCGGCGGGGCGGTGCTGGGCGATCGCATCCGCATGGCCTCCAACGTCGGCGACATGGACGTGTTCTTCCGGTCGATGAGCGCGAGGGGGACCCTCGGCGGGCTCTCGACGGCCACCGCGGACGCGGTGAAGGCGCTCGACGCCTTCGGCAAGGACAAGGTGATCATCGAGACGGTCGGCGCCGGGCAAAACGAGGTCGACATCGTGAAGACCGCCGACACGGTGTGCGTGCTCGTCCAGCCGGGGTCGGGCGACGACGTGCAGATGCTGAAGGCGGGCATCCTCGAGATCGGCGACGTGTTCGTCGTCAACAAGGCCGACATGGACGGGGCCGAGCGCACCGTCGCCGAGCTGGAGGAGATGATCCACATGCGCGAGAACCCCGCCGCGGGGCTGGACACGGGCCACCACGGCCCCGTCGACGAGGAGGAGATGGCGGAGGTGGCGCTCGACGAAGAGGACGAGGAGGCGTGGGACGCGCGGGTCGTCGAGACGGTCGCCACCGACGCAACCGGCGTCGACGAGCTGATCGACACGCTCGGCGACCACGCCGACTGGCTTCACGAGACGGGCCGGATCGACGAGCGGGCGCGCACCCGGTACGCCGAGGAGATCCGGCAGCTCGTGCGGGCGGACACCGCCGGCCTGCTCGAGGACGTGATCGAATCCCGCGGCGGGATCGAGGCGCTCGCCGACCGCGTGCTGGCGAGGGAGACGGACCCGTACACGGTCGCCGACGAGCTGGTCGAGCCCGTGCGCGAGTGTGTCCGCGAGCGGGACGGCGACGAGGACGACTGA
- the argS gene encoding arginine--tRNA ligase codes for MFRQFRSAVAAALTDALADLGYPTDDLGIEDPPDGVDATLASSVAFRLAGEAGAPPPQVAGEVADAVDVAATEYLARVDTSGPYVNFFVDDAYLADTLDAARDAEFGRLPRKDESVVVEHTSANPTGPVHVGRARNPIIGDAVANAVEYAGYDVDRHYYVNDAGRQMAIFTWAYETFDESDLPEPARDKPDYDLVRYYRKGNEVLEEGDEETVEAAEAEIASILQGLESGDEDTYERVGEVVDTVLSGMEASLARLPAEFDEFVKETRFIRDGSSDDVARRLKDLDESVLEEGAWQVDLSAHGYEKKLVFLRSDGTSLYTTRDLAHHEWKFENYDRAVTVLGEDHKLQAGQLQAALELLGNDTDRLQSMFYSYVNLPEGKMSTRAGTAVNLDDLLDEAIDRARQEVESRMDDRIRDDDLSEEDVERIARQVGIGAVRYDIVSKQPTKSITFEWDRALDFEAQSAPYVQYVHARCCGIVSEAGEEGLAPDAAVDPEALSTPEERDLLKVVARFPAVVEEAADDLEPHRIATYTREFAETFNAFYRECPVLTADDEATREARLALVAAARHTIANALDVLGVEAPESM; via the coding sequence ATGTTCAGACAGTTCCGGTCGGCCGTGGCGGCGGCGCTGACGGACGCGCTCGCCGACCTCGGCTATCCGACCGACGACCTCGGCATCGAGGACCCGCCCGACGGCGTCGACGCGACGCTCGCCTCCAGCGTCGCCTTCCGGTTAGCCGGCGAGGCGGGCGCGCCGCCGCCGCAGGTCGCCGGCGAGGTCGCCGACGCGGTCGACGTGGCCGCCACGGAGTACCTCGCGCGCGTGGACACCAGCGGCCCGTACGTGAACTTCTTCGTCGACGACGCCTACCTCGCGGACACGCTCGACGCCGCCCGCGACGCCGAGTTCGGCCGACTCCCGCGGAAGGACGAGTCCGTCGTCGTGGAGCACACCTCCGCGAACCCGACGGGGCCGGTCCACGTCGGCCGCGCGCGCAACCCCATCATCGGCGACGCCGTCGCCAACGCCGTCGAGTACGCCGGCTACGACGTGGACCGCCACTACTACGTCAACGACGCCGGCCGACAGATGGCGATCTTCACGTGGGCCTACGAGACGTTCGACGAGTCCGACCTCCCCGAGCCCGCCCGCGACAAGCCCGACTACGACCTCGTGCGCTACTACCGCAAGGGCAACGAGGTGCTGGAGGAGGGCGACGAGGAGACGGTGGAGGCGGCCGAGGCGGAGATCGCCTCGATCCTCCAGGGGCTCGAGTCGGGCGACGAGGACACCTATGAGCGCGTCGGCGAGGTCGTCGACACGGTGCTCTCGGGGATGGAGGCGTCGCTCGCGCGCCTGCCCGCCGAGTTCGACGAGTTCGTCAAGGAGACGCGCTTCATCCGCGACGGCTCCTCCGACGACGTGGCACGGCGCCTGAAGGACCTCGACGAGTCCGTCCTCGAGGAGGGCGCCTGGCAGGTCGACCTCTCGGCGCACGGCTACGAGAAGAAGCTCGTGTTCCTCCGCTCGGACGGCACCTCGCTGTACACGACGCGGGACCTCGCGCACCACGAGTGGAAGTTCGAGAACTACGACCGCGCGGTGACGGTGCTGGGCGAGGACCACAAGCTCCAGGCCGGCCAGCTCCAGGCCGCGCTCGAGCTCCTCGGCAACGACACCGACCGCCTGCAGTCGATGTTCTACTCGTACGTGAACCTCCCCGAGGGGAAGATGTCCACGCGCGCTGGCACGGCGGTGAACCTCGACGACCTGCTCGACGAGGCGATCGACCGCGCCCGCCAGGAGGTGGAGTCGCGCATGGACGACCGCATCCGCGACGACGACCTGAGCGAGGAGGACGTCGAACGCATCGCCCGGCAGGTCGGCATCGGCGCCGTCCGCTACGACATCGTCAGCAAGCAGCCGACGAAGTCGATCACCTTCGAGTGGGACCGCGCGCTCGACTTCGAGGCGCAGTCGGCGCCGTACGTCCAGTACGTCCACGCGCGTTGCTGCGGGATCGTCTCGGAAGCCGGCGAGGAGGGGCTGGCCCCCGACGCCGCCGTCGATCCGGAGGCGCTGTCGACGCCCGAGGAACGCGACCTGCTGAAGGTCGTCGCGCGGTTCCCGGCCGTCGTCGAGGAGGCCGCCGACGACCTGGAACCCCACCGGATCGCCACCTACACCCGCGAGTTCGCGGAGACGTTCAACGCCTTCTACCGGGAGTGTCCGGTGCTCACGGCCGACGACGAGGCGACCCGGGAGGCGCGCCTCGCGCTCGTCGCCGCCGCGCGCCACACGATCGCCAACGCCCTCGACGTGCTCGGGGTCGAGGCGCCCGAGTCGATGTAG
- a CDS encoding DUF120 domain-containing protein, protein MSTSTTAVGHDEVAALKTVALRGGLREPVKVSCSTLGERLDASSQTASRRLQRLESAGLLDRDVVGDGQWVTVTDAGERRLRGEYADYRRLFEGEAGLSLSGTVTSGMGEGRHYIQLSGYHEQFVERLGYEPFPGTLNVELSEAAVRARAGLDSVDGIPIDGWEDEERTFGPATCYAAEVRADGDAFAPAHVIVPERTHHDEDQLELIAPAKLREELDLADGDEVRVRVTDAERADEPAPSAGGADAGGSA, encoded by the coding sequence ATGAGCACTTCCACGACGGCCGTCGGCCACGACGAGGTGGCCGCGCTGAAGACGGTCGCGCTGCGGGGCGGCCTCCGCGAGCCGGTGAAGGTCTCCTGTTCGACGCTCGGCGAGCGCCTCGACGCCTCCAGTCAGACGGCCTCGCGACGGCTCCAGCGGCTCGAGTCCGCCGGACTGCTCGATCGCGACGTCGTCGGCGACGGGCAGTGGGTGACGGTGACAGACGCCGGCGAGCGTCGCCTGCGCGGGGAGTACGCCGACTACCGTCGCCTGTTCGAGGGCGAGGCCGGCCTCTCGCTGTCCGGGACGGTCACCTCCGGGATGGGCGAGGGACGCCACTACATCCAGCTGTCGGGCTACCACGAGCAGTTCGTCGAGCGCCTCGGCTACGAGCCGTTCCCGGGCACGCTGAACGTCGAGCTCTCGGAGGCGGCCGTCCGCGCCCGCGCGGGGCTGGACTCCGTCGACGGGATCCCGATCGACGGCTGGGAGGACGAGGAGCGCACGTTCGGCCCGGCGACGTGTTACGCCGCCGAGGTGCGCGCCGACGGCGACGCGTTCGCGCCGGCGCACGTGATCGTGCCCGAGCGCACCCACCACGACGAGGACCAGCTCGAACTCATCGCGCCCGCGAAGCTGCGCGAGGAGCTGGATCTGGCCGACGGCGACGAGGTGCGCGTGCGCGTCACCGACGCCGAGCGCGCCGACGAGCCCGCCCCGTCGGCCGGGGGCGCTGACGCCGGGGGGTCGGCGTGA
- the ribB gene encoding 3,4-dihydroxy-2-butanone-4-phosphate synthase has product MSRQAGRLDRALAAFRAGEPVLVHDFDDREGETDLVYPAGAVEPADVTRMRNDAGGLICVAVSDAVADAADLPFLEEQIDHPAAASHDLAYDDRSSFSLPVNHRDTFTGITDDDRALTITELASMASAVEAGVEYGPDEFAAEFRAPGHVHVLRGAPDGLSDRLGHTELGLAMAAETGNPPAAVVCEMLDDETGRALSTRAAREYAQRHGFPYVEGEELVEALR; this is encoded by the coding sequence GTGAGCCGGCAGGCCGGCCGGCTGGACCGCGCGCTCGCCGCCTTCCGCGCTGGCGAGCCGGTGCTCGTCCACGACTTCGACGACCGCGAGGGGGAGACGGACCTCGTGTACCCCGCGGGCGCCGTCGAGCCGGCGGACGTGACGCGCATGCGCAACGACGCCGGCGGGCTGATCTGCGTGGCCGTCTCCGACGCCGTCGCCGACGCCGCCGACCTCCCGTTCCTCGAGGAGCAGATCGACCACCCGGCGGCCGCGAGCCACGACCTCGCGTACGACGACCGCTCGTCGTTCTCGCTGCCGGTGAACCACCGCGACACCTTCACCGGGATCACCGACGACGACCGCGCGCTGACGATCACGGAGCTTGCCTCGATGGCCTCCGCCGTCGAGGCGGGCGTCGAGTACGGCCCCGACGAGTTCGCCGCCGAGTTCCGCGCGCCCGGCCACGTCCACGTGCTCCGGGGCGCCCCCGACGGGCTCTCGGACCGACTGGGGCACACCGAGCTGGGGCTCGCGATGGCCGCGGAGACGGGCAACCCGCCCGCCGCGGTCGTCTGTGAGATGCTCGACGACGAGACCGGCCGGGCGCTGTCGACCCGGGCGGCCCGCGAGTACGCACAGCGCCACGGCTTCCCGTACGTCGAGGGCGAGGAGCTGGTCGAGGCGCTGCGGTAG
- a CDS encoding branched-chain amino acid transaminase gives MAGFAEMDVDTIWQNGEYVDWEDATTHVLTHGLHYGTGVFEGVRAYDTEKGTAVFRWEEHLDRFFESTKPYDMEIPYSREELTEATMEVIRRNDLESAYVRPIAYYGYHSLGVSPGDCPTDVAIAAWPWGAYLGDDALENGIKAMVSSWRKHSSSQIPTNAKTTGLYVNSLLAGEEARRNGYKEAIVLNKEGNVAEGPGENIFLVRDGEIFTPGLSESILDGITRNTVIELARERGYTVHDNVSISRGELNTADELFFTGSAAEVTPIRQVDNVEIGNGSRGPVTEELQTAFFDLVERRTDDHEEWFTYV, from the coding sequence ATGGCTGGCTTCGCGGAGATGGACGTCGACACCATCTGGCAAAACGGCGAGTACGTCGATTGGGAGGACGCGACCACGCACGTCCTCACACACGGACTGCACTACGGCACGGGCGTCTTCGAGGGCGTGCGCGCGTACGACACCGAGAAGGGGACGGCGGTGTTCCGCTGGGAGGAGCACCTCGACCGCTTCTTCGAGTCGACGAAGCCGTACGACATGGAGATCCCCTACTCCCGGGAGGAGCTGACCGAGGCGACGATGGAGGTCATCCGCCGCAACGACCTCGAATCGGCGTACGTCCGCCCCATCGCCTACTACGGCTACCACTCGCTCGGCGTCTCGCCGGGCGACTGTCCCACCGACGTGGCGATCGCGGCGTGGCCGTGGGGCGCGTACCTCGGAGACGACGCGCTGGAGAACGGCATCAAGGCGATGGTGTCCTCCTGGCGCAAGCACTCCTCCTCGCAGATCCCGACGAACGCGAAGACGACGGGGCTGTACGTCAACTCCCTGCTCGCGGGCGAGGAGGCCCGCCGCAACGGCTACAAGGAGGCGATCGTCCTCAACAAGGAGGGCAACGTCGCGGAGGGCCCCGGCGAGAACATCTTCCTCGTGCGCGACGGCGAGATCTTCACGCCCGGGCTCTCGGAGTCGATCCTCGACGGCATCACCCGCAACACGGTGATCGAGCTGGCTCGCGAGCGCGGCTACACCGTCCACGACAACGTGAGCATCTCCCGCGGCGAGTTGAACACGGCCGACGAGCTGTTCTTCACCGGCTCGGCGGCGGAGGTCACCCCGATCCGGCAGGTCGACAACGTCGAGATCGGCAACGGCTCGCGCGGGCCGGTCACCGAGGAGCTGCAGACCGCGTTCTTCGACCTCGTGGAGCGTCGCACCGACGACCACGAGGAGTGGTTCACCTACGTCTGA